The Chryseobacterium aureum genome contains a region encoding:
- a CDS encoding YjjG family noncanonical pyrimidine nucleotidase, translating to MKMQHVFFDLDNTLWDHRRNAYLTIKDLFEKQEITSKYHIDFEEFHSVYHDINEELWEKIRDGIIGKEYLREHRFYDSFKHFGIDNKELALYFEENFLDNIVSHNELVEGAEDVLEYLKAKNYTLHIISNGFQEVTERKCTLSGIAPYFKTITSADAVGVRKPNPRIFEYSLALSEARKEESILIGDDWIADAMGATDFGMEAIFFDVYKEDKQREGLKAITHLQQIKEYL from the coding sequence ATGAAAATGCAGCATGTTTTTTTTGACCTGGATAATACACTCTGGGATCATCGCAGAAATGCCTATCTTACCATCAAAGACCTTTTTGAAAAACAGGAAATTACTTCAAAGTATCATATTGACTTTGAAGAATTTCATTCTGTGTATCACGATATCAACGAAGAGTTGTGGGAAAAGATCAGAGACGGAATTATAGGCAAAGAGTACTTGAGAGAACACCGTTTTTATGACTCATTTAAACATTTTGGAATAGATAATAAAGAGCTTGCCCTTTATTTTGAAGAAAATTTCCTGGATAATATTGTGAGCCATAACGAACTGGTAGAAGGCGCTGAAGATGTTTTGGAATATCTGAAAGCTAAGAATTATACCTTACACATTATTTCCAACGGGTTTCAGGAAGTGACGGAAAGGAAATGCACCCTGTCCGGAATTGCACCCTATTTTAAAACCATCACCAGTGCCGATGCAGTAGGCGTAAGAAAACCTAATCCAAGGATTTTTGAATATTCGTTAGCCCTTTCTGAAGCCAGAAAAGAAGAAAGTATTCTGATCGGAGACGATTGGATTGCAGACGCTATGGGAGCTACAGATTTCGGGATGGAAGCGATCTTTTTTGATGTTTATAAAGAAGATAAGCAAAGGGAAGGCTTAAAAGCGATTACCCATCTACAGCAGATCAAAGAGTATCTATAA
- a CDS encoding IS630 family transposase: protein MCLSKEGYLDLYFADESGFSLTPSISYHWQQKNENVKIVPKHSKRINVFGIISQDNNLFQRHHKGKITSDFVIGAIDEFSDTTIKKTVICLDNARIHHSKEFQAQIARWKELDIEIFYLPKYSPHLNSIEVLWRKIKYEWLRARDYLSEETLEKALDRIFSEFGNTYTIKFN from the coding sequence ATGTGTCTCTCGAAAGAAGGTTATTTGGATCTATATTTCGCTGATGAGAGCGGCTTTTCTTTAACTCCTTCCATTTCCTACCATTGGCAACAGAAAAACGAAAATGTGAAAATTGTTCCGAAACACAGTAAAAGAATCAATGTTTTTGGGATAATCTCGCAGGATAATAACCTATTCCAACGTCATCATAAGGGAAAAATTACTTCTGATTTTGTTATTGGTGCAATTGATGAGTTTTCAGACACCACTATAAAGAAGACTGTTATTTGTTTGGATAATGCACGGATCCATCATTCTAAGGAGTTTCAGGCACAGATTGCAAGATGGAAGGAGTTGGATATTGAGATTTTTTATCTCCCAAAATACAGCCCACATCTAAATTCTATTGAGGTTCTTTGGAGAAAAATAAAGTATGAATGGCTTCGTGCAAGGGATTATCTCTCTGAAGAAACACTTGAAAAAGCATTGGACAGGATCTTTTCAGAGTTTGGAAATACATACACCATAAAATTTAATTAA
- a CDS encoding RNA polymerase sigma factor, with protein sequence MKSKSDSLLISLYQKGDEAALSTLIHRHQRELFTFIFYKINDEDLANDIFQDTFMKIIVMLKEGRYNEEGKFILWAKRISHNLIIDHFRSKAKNIKVSETTFETDEYSIFDLIREPSENIEDQLVTNQIQEDLMRMLQFLPLNQQEVIKLRFFDGLSFKEIADHTEMSINTTLGRVRYALINLRKIMDENNIILTR encoded by the coding sequence ATGAAATCAAAATCGGATAGTTTACTAATTTCCCTTTACCAGAAAGGAGACGAGGCTGCGTTGTCTACCCTCATTCACCGACATCAGAGAGAGCTTTTTACATTCATTTTTTACAAAATTAATGATGAAGATTTGGCGAACGATATCTTTCAGGATACCTTCATGAAGATTATTGTGATGCTGAAAGAAGGACGCTATAACGAAGAAGGTAAATTTATTCTTTGGGCGAAAAGAATTTCCCACAATTTAATCATCGATCATTTCAGGTCAAAAGCAAAGAATATCAAAGTTTCGGAAACTACTTTCGAAACCGATGAATATTCTATTTTTGATTTGATCAGAGAACCTTCTGAAAATATTGAAGATCAGCTGGTAACCAATCAGATTCAGGAAGATCTTATGAGGATGCTGCAATTCTTACCACTCAACCAGCAGGAGGTCATTAAACTGAGATTTTTTGACGGCTTGAGTTTCAAAGAAATCGCAGATCATACAGAAATGAGTATTAATACAACATTAGGAAGAGTACGCTATGCGCTCATCAACCTGAGAAAAATCATGGATGAAAATAATATAATATTAACCAGATAA